Proteins encoded by one window of Channa argus isolate prfri chromosome 1, Channa argus male v1.0, whole genome shotgun sequence:
- the si:dkey-103j14.5 gene encoding isoaspartyl peptidase/L-asparaginase: MSAVIVVHGGAWNIPDKLAKASVDGVKAAACDGFSVLKRGGNALDAVEAAVRAMEANSVFNAGHGATLNTDGESELDAIIMDGRTLESGAVSCVKNIANPVSLARAVMEKTDNMMLTGRGANLFAESLGVGTVPTDSLVTEYERKEWEKHKNYVTGVTEEFSLQWACDTVGAVAVDYAGNVACATSTGGIRNKMAGRVGDSPIIGSGGYADNFLGAVSCTGHGESILKVTLARLILLHMEQGKSVTDASELSLQYMGARVQGAGGAIVVSPSRQWATTFTTARMAWAAVENDILWYGLDPKERLKEQLCQRRLRVPNWPACSPDLSAIENIWCIIKRIIWQQRLRTVEQLGSCIRQETFLS; the protein is encoded by the exons ATGTCAGCAGTCATAGTTGTGCACGGTGGGGCATGGAACATACCGGACAAACTGGCCAAAGCTTCTGTTGATGGAGTTAAGGCTGCAGCATGCGACGGGTTTTCTGTGCtaaagagaggaggaaatgcACTGGACGCTGTTGAGGCAGCTGTGAGGGCTATGGAAGCTAACAGTGTGTTTAATGCAG GGCATGGAGCAACACTAAATACTGATGGAGAATCTGAGCTAGATGCCATCATCATGGATGGAAGGACACTTGAGAGTGGCGCTGTGTCTTGTGTAAAGAACATTGCCAATCCTGTGTCACTGGCACGGGCAGTAATGGAAAAG ACTGACAACATGATGTTAACAGGAAGAGGTGCCAACCTGTTTGCAGAGAGCCTCGGTGTGGGCACAGTTCCTACTGATTCACTGGTGACTGAGTATGAGAGAAAAGAATGGGAAAAACACAAGAATTATGTTACTGGAGTaacggaagagttcagtttgcAGTG GGCCTGTGATACCGTTGGGGCAGTTGCTGTGGACTATGCTGGTAATGTCGCATGTGCAACATCAACTGGAGGGATCAGAAATAAAATGGCTGGCAGAGTAGGAGACTCTCCGATCATTG GCTCTGGAGGATATGCAGATAACTTTCTTGGTGCAGTGTCTTGTACCGGTCATGGAGAGTCTATTCTTAAAGTCACATTGGCCAGACTCATCCTTTTACACATGGAACAAG GTAAATCAGTCACAGATGCTTCAGAGTtgtctttacagtacatggGAGCCCGTGTACAGGGTGCAGGTGGTGCTATTGTGGTTTCGCCATCAAGACAATGGGCAACCACATTTACCACAGCGCGAATGGCTTGGGCAGCTGTGGAAAATGACATTCTGTGGTATGGACTAGATCCAAAAGAAAGATTAAAAGAGCAGTTATGCCA GAGAAGACTCCGGGTGccgaactggcctgcctgcagtccagacctttcagcaatagaaaacatttggtgcatcataaaacgaataatctggcaacaaaggctaaggactgttgagcagctaggatcctgcatcagacaagaaacATTCCtgtcctaa